A single genomic interval of Natronoarchaeum philippinense harbors:
- a CDS encoding acyl-CoA carboxylase subunit beta, with protein sequence MKVRIGADATDEEAAAIATALSEHVAESVEVYVGDESTATATRESDEPSESTVGAEPAADDAEPTERERRLRREIEDIEAGGPEKYRERLDEQGKLFVRDRLGLWFGDDGVQFEDGKFANFDAWHADSPDVGEYDPDTRLPADGLLTGAADFEGRSVHFMANDFTVKAGSMAERGVEKFLRMQQRALKSGKPVLYLMDSSGGRIDQQTGFFANREGIGKYYYNHSMLSGRVPQICVLYGPCIAGAAYTPVFADFTVMIEGMSAMAIASPRMVEMVTGEQIDLDDLGGPRVHTEESGSADLVAEDEEHARELVAQLLSYLPNNADEKPLKSETVAPAKPPEGLDAVVPEQPNEGYDIERVIERVVDGDSFFELRPGYGAEIVTGFARIDGRPVGIVANQPAERAGAIFPDAAEKAAQFIWTADAYNVPLLYLCDTPGFMAGSQVEKEGILEQGKRFIYATSSATVPQQTVVVRKAYGAGIYAMGGPAYDPESVIGLPSGEIGIMGPEAAINAVYANKLAEIDDEDERAKREAELREEYREDIDVHRMASEVVIDEIVPPSELRAELAARFAFYEDVEKELPDKKHGTVL encoded by the coding sequence AGTCCGTCGAGGTGTACGTCGGCGACGAATCGACGGCGACAGCGACGCGCGAATCCGACGAGCCGTCCGAGTCGACAGTCGGCGCCGAACCGGCGGCGGACGACGCCGAGCCCACGGAGCGCGAGCGCAGACTGCGCCGCGAGATCGAGGACATCGAAGCCGGCGGGCCAGAGAAGTACCGCGAGCGGCTCGACGAGCAGGGGAAACTATTCGTTCGGGACAGGCTTGGCCTGTGGTTTGGCGATGATGGCGTCCAGTTCGAGGACGGCAAGTTCGCCAACTTCGACGCGTGGCACGCCGACAGTCCGGATGTCGGGGAGTACGATCCCGACACGCGGCTTCCCGCAGACGGCCTGCTGACCGGGGCCGCCGACTTCGAAGGGCGATCGGTGCACTTCATGGCCAACGACTTCACCGTCAAGGCGGGGTCGATGGCCGAGCGCGGCGTCGAGAAGTTTCTCCGGATGCAACAGCGGGCGCTGAAGTCGGGCAAGCCGGTTCTCTACCTGATGGACTCTTCGGGCGGCCGGATCGACCAGCAGACGGGCTTTTTCGCCAACCGCGAGGGGATCGGCAAGTACTACTACAACCACTCGATGCTCTCGGGGCGAGTCCCCCAGATCTGCGTGTTGTACGGGCCCTGCATCGCTGGTGCGGCGTACACGCCGGTGTTCGCCGATTTCACCGTGATGATCGAGGGGATGAGCGCGATGGCGATCGCCAGCCCACGGATGGTCGAGATGGTCACCGGCGAGCAGATCGACCTCGACGATCTGGGCGGCCCGCGAGTCCACACCGAGGAGTCTGGCAGCGCAGATTTGGTCGCGGAGGACGAAGAGCACGCCCGCGAGTTGGTCGCTCAGTTGCTGTCGTATCTGCCCAACAACGCCGACGAGAAGCCGCTGAAGTCGGAGACCGTCGCTCCAGCAAAGCCGCCAGAGGGGCTCGACGCCGTCGTCCCCGAGCAGCCAAACGAGGGGTACGATATCGAGCGCGTGATCGAACGTGTCGTCGACGGCGACTCCTTTTTCGAGTTGCGGCCGGGCTACGGCGCCGAGATCGTCACCGGGTTCGCCCGGATCGACGGCCGGCCGGTCGGCATCGTCGCCAACCAGCCCGCCGAGCGCGCCGGGGCGATCTTCCCCGACGCCGCCGAGAAGGCCGCACAGTTCATCTGGACCGCCGACGCGTACAACGTCCCGCTGCTGTATCTCTGTGACACGCCGGGCTTTATGGCCGGCTCGCAGGTCGAGAAAGAGGGGATTCTCGAACAGGGCAAGCGGTTCATCTACGCCACCTCCTCGGCGACGGTTCCCCAACAGACCGTCGTCGTGCGCAAAGCCTACGGCGCCGGCATCTACGCGATGGGCGGGCCGGCCTACGACCCAGAGAGCGTGATCGGACTCCCGTCCGGCGAGATCGGGATTATGGGCCCCGAAGCGGCGATCAACGCCGTCTACGCCAACAAGCTGGCAGAGATCGACGACGAAGACGAACGCGCGAAGCGGGAAGCCGAACTCCGGGAGGAGTACCGCGAGGACATCGACGTGCACCGGATGGCCAGCGAGGTCGTGATCGACGAGATCGTTCCGCCGAGTGAGTTGCGGGCCGAACTGGCGGCCCGCTTTGCGTTCTACGAGGACGTGGAGAAGGAACTCCCCGACAAGAAACACGGGACGGTGCTCTGA
- a CDS encoding SDR family NAD(P)-dependent oxidoreductase, producing the protein MRLDDKTVLITGSGTGIGEATALRCAEAGATVVSTDVDAEAAAATAASIRDADADEQSSSNSHSTSSRENGEATSYELDVTDADRFHAVVDEVADEHGLDVLVNNAGIGHPPSSVEDTDASVRDYVVDVNINGTWNGCHAALPVMKEQGSGSIINMASVGGMVGFPYQSVYALTKAAVINFTRAVAAEAGPAGVRANAVCPGFVDTQLTEAFFAGREDPEAAREEMIQQYPLRRLGESEEIADCVAFLASDAASFVTGHALTADGGFSST; encoded by the coding sequence ATGCGACTCGATGACAAGACTGTGCTGATCACGGGATCGGGAACGGGTATCGGCGAGGCGACCGCGCTGCGCTGTGCCGAGGCCGGCGCGACCGTCGTTTCGACTGATGTCGACGCCGAAGCCGCCGCGGCGACCGCGGCGTCGATCCGCGACGCCGACGCCGATGAGCAAAGCTCATCGAACTCTCACTCGACTTCGTCTCGCGAGAACGGCGAGGCGACGAGTTACGAGCTGGACGTGACCGACGCTGATCGGTTCCACGCCGTCGTCGACGAGGTTGCCGACGAGCACGGGCTGGACGTGCTGGTCAACAACGCCGGCATCGGCCACCCGCCGTCGTCGGTCGAGGACACCGACGCGTCGGTGCGAGACTACGTCGTCGACGTGAACATAAACGGGACGTGGAACGGCTGTCACGCCGCCTTGCCGGTGATGAAGGAGCAGGGATCCGGTTCGATCATCAACATGGCATCTGTCGGCGGAATGGTCGGCTTTCCCTACCAGTCGGTGTACGCCCTGACGAAGGCGGCCGTGATCAACTTCACGCGGGCCGTCGCCGCGGAGGCTGGGCCAGCCGGCGTGCGCGCCAATGCCGTCTGTCCCGGATTCGTCGACACACAACTGACCGAGGCCTTTTTTGCGGGGCGCGAGGACCCCGAGGCAGCCCGCGAAGAGATGATTCAGCAGTACCCGCTCAGGCGGCTCGGTGAGTCAGAGGAAATCGCCGACTGCGTCGCCTTCCTCGCCAGCGACGCGGCGTCGTTCGTCACCGGGCACGCGCTGACCGCCGACGGCGGCTTTTCGAGCACCTGA
- a CDS encoding PH domain-containing protein encodes MEPRSLHPNVRIVWILQSLLSAAILGVIVGAIGVAGFDLGIWVGGVAFLVVSVLTVLHAILRYRIWTYEVREDALYLERGVLTRVRTVVPYVRIQHVDASRGPVERAVGLASSVVYTAGTRGADVTIPGLTPERADDLQERLKQLAILAEGDDAV; translated from the coding sequence ATCGAACCCCGGTCGCTCCACCCCAACGTCCGGATCGTCTGGATACTACAGAGCCTCCTCTCGGCGGCGATTCTCGGCGTCATCGTCGGCGCGATCGGCGTCGCCGGATTCGATCTTGGCATCTGGGTCGGCGGGGTCGCGTTTCTCGTCGTCAGCGTCCTGACGGTCCTCCACGCGATCTTGCGCTACCGGATCTGGACGTACGAAGTACGGGAAGACGCGCTGTATCTCGAGCGCGGCGTCCTGACACGCGTGCGGACCGTGGTTCCATACGTTCGCATCCAGCACGTCGACGCCAGTCGCGGCCCCGTCGAGCGCGCGGTCGGGCTCGCGTCGTCGGTCGTCTACACCGCGGGGACGCGCGGCGCCGACGTGACGATCCCCGGACTGACGCCCGAGCGGGCCGACGACCTCCAAGAGCGCCTGAAGCAGTTGGCGATCCTCGCGGAGGGCGACGACGCCGTATGA
- a CDS encoding PH domain-containing protein: MTTLHPLSIPYRAAQRVWQFVGFFVVFAFSGTLLSGDGLQAAGLLGLVGAILVAVVVWEVLYYRRFEYDLTETTFDLHSGVLSRRDREIPYRRVQNVSISRNVVERVLGLAEVTVETAGGSSAEAELRYVGVEEANRLQDELGRRKRRAAREDGRSSASREDAEGRSVERPKRTRLFAISDRELVVLGLVSVDLRLLPLATLLLPVFGSAAAQELAAGPLFVVAPLSAIGLYAVTALASGAISVANYYGFELVQTGDELRYERGLLQRYSGTIPLGKVQTVSMTENVLQRLVGYASLSIETAGSSPGQAGGSQSAVPIAKRDRVLQLAQSVEPFGDPSFERPPKRARLRYVARYSIVLAVLVGVAFLADRATATTLYWYALLLAVPAIPVAAHLKWRNLGYALEEDHVVTRAGFWNRTTTVVPYYRVQTVLDSQTIFQRRRQLATVTIDTAGSRSLTGQDARAVDIDRTRAAELREDVAERLQRSLADRTPAPDRLFDAEQSSDGTVGGTPSPGE; the protein is encoded by the coding sequence ATGACGACGCTGCACCCGCTGTCGATCCCCTATCGGGCGGCCCAGCGCGTCTGGCAGTTCGTGGGCTTTTTCGTCGTCTTCGCGTTCTCGGGGACGCTCCTGTCGGGCGACGGGCTGCAGGCCGCGGGACTGCTGGGCCTTGTCGGGGCGATCCTCGTCGCCGTCGTCGTCTGGGAGGTGCTGTACTACCGGCGCTTCGAGTACGACTTGACCGAGACGACGTTCGATCTGCACTCCGGCGTCCTCTCGCGACGCGACCGGGAGATTCCCTACCGGCGCGTCCAGAACGTCTCGATCAGTCGGAACGTGGTCGAGCGCGTGCTCGGCCTCGCGGAGGTCACCGTCGAGACTGCCGGCGGAAGCTCAGCGGAAGCCGAACTCCGCTACGTCGGCGTCGAGGAGGCCAATCGGTTGCAGGACGAACTCGGCCGCCGAAAGCGACGGGCCGCCCGCGAAGACGGCCGGTCGTCGGCGTCGCGTGAGGACGCCGAAGGGCGGTCTGTCGAACGACCGAAGCGAACTCGACTGTTTGCGATCTCCGACCGCGAGTTAGTTGTGCTCGGCCTCGTATCGGTCGATCTGCGCCTGCTCCCGCTGGCGACGCTGTTGCTCCCGGTGTTCGGGTCGGCGGCCGCCCAAGAGCTGGCCGCCGGGCCGCTGTTCGTCGTCGCACCGCTGTCCGCGATCGGGCTCTACGCGGTGACTGCGCTGGCAAGTGGCGCCATCTCGGTGGCGAACTACTACGGGTTCGAGCTCGTTCAGACGGGCGACGAACTCAGATACGAGCGCGGCCTGCTCCAGCGCTACAGCGGGACGATCCCGCTGGGCAAAGTCCAGACGGTCTCGATGACCGAAAACGTCCTCCAGCGGCTCGTCGGCTACGCGTCGCTGTCGATCGAGACGGCGGGCTCCTCACCCGGACAGGCCGGCGGCTCGCAGTCGGCGGTACCGATCGCCAAGCGCGACCGAGTGCTCCAACTGGCCCAGTCGGTCGAGCCGTTCGGCGACCCGTCGTTCGAGCGCCCGCCAAAGCGCGCCCGGCTGCGCTACGTCGCGCGGTACAGCATCGTTCTCGCCGTGCTAGTCGGAGTAGCGTTCTTGGCAGATCGGGCGACGGCGACGACGCTGTACTGGTACGCGCTCTTGCTGGCCGTCCCCGCGATTCCCGTCGCGGCGCATCTGAAGTGGCGGAACCTCGGCTACGCACTCGAAGAGGACCACGTCGTGACCCGGGCTGGCTTCTGGAATCGGACGACGACCGTCGTTCCCTACTACCGGGTCCAGACGGTGCTCGACAGCCAGACGATCTTCCAGCGCCGTCGGCAGCTTGCGACAGTGACCATCGACACGGCCGGCTCGCGCAGCCTCACCGGACAGGACGCCCGCGCGGTCGACATCGACAGAACGCGCGCGGCCGAACTACGTGAGGATGTCGCCGAGCGGCTCCAGCGATCGCTGGCCGACCGAACGCCGGCACCCGATCGGCTGTTCGACGCCGAGCAGTCCTCCGACGGAACGGTCGGCGGGACGCCGTCACCCGGCGAGTAA